Proteins from one Camelina sativa cultivar DH55 chromosome 8, Cs, whole genome shotgun sequence genomic window:
- the LOC104709892 gene encoding mavicyanin-like has product MEKSSTMLFLLNLCIIFGTVVIRRCNATTYFVGDSSGWDISSDLESWTSGKRFSPGDVLMFQYSSTHSVYEVDKNNYQNCNSTDAIRTFTNGNTTVSLSKPGDRFFVCGNRLHCFAGMRLRVNVEGNGPSQAPVGSPQAAPAGILQPSSKQNNPATGVASSATRFNGSGSSGSMGIFVYLMVLAFPFIWSYLLINTFP; this is encoded by the exons ATGGAGAAGTCTTCGACGATGCTATTTCTTTTAAATCTTTGCATCATATTTGGGACTGTAGTAATAAGAAGATGCAACGCAACGACATACTTTGTGGGAGACAGTTCCGGTTGGGACATAAGCTCCGATCTTGAGTCTTGGACTTCAGGCAAGCGATTCTCTCCAGGTGATGTTCTAA TGTTCCAATACTCATCGACGCACAGTGTATATGAAGTGGATAAAAACAACTACCAAAACTGCAACTCAACAGACGCGATCCGTACGTTCACAAACGGGAACACGACCGTTTCACTTTCCAAACCGGGAGACCGGTTCTTTGTATGCGGTAATAGGCTCCATTGCTTCGCTGGTATGAGGTTACGAGTCAACGTCGAAGGCAATGGCCCATCTCAAGCCCCCGTTGGATCTCCCCAAGCCGCCCCTGCCGGGATTCTTCAACCTTCTTCTAAGCAAAATAACCCTGCGACCGGAGTCGCTAGCTCGGCCACCCGTTTTAACGGCAGTGGTTCGAGCGGTAGTATGggaatttttgtatatttgatgGTTTTAGCTTTTCCATTCATATGGTCTTATTTGTTAATAAATACTTTcccataa
- the LOC104708349 gene encoding peptide methionine sulfoxide reductase A3 yields MNNILNRLGLGSSGQSNMDPSPIAQGNDDDAPSPGNKLAQFGAGCFWGVELAFQRVPGVTQTEVGYTQGIIHNPSYEDVCKGTTRHSEVVRVQYDPNDCSYESLLDLFWSRHDPTTLNRQGNDVGTQYRSGIYFYTPEQEKLARESLERHQQQMERKIMTEILPAKKFYRAEDQQQQYLSKGGRFGLGQSSAKGCNDPIRCYG; encoded by the exons ATGAACAATATACTCAACAGGCTGGGTTTGGGATCAAGTGGGCAAAGCAATATGGATCCTTCTCCGATAGCTCAGGGGAACGACGATGACGCTCCGTCACCGGGGAATAAGTTAGCCCAATTCGGGGCTGGATGTTTCTGGGGTGTCGAGCTGGCGTTTCAGAGAGTTCCAGGGGTGACTCAGACTGAGGTTGGGTATACACAAGGGATCATACACAATCCTTCGTACGAAGATGTTTGTAAAGGAACCACGAGACATTCCGAGGTTGTTAGGGTTCAGTATGATCCTAATGATTGCAGCTATGAGTCTCTGCTTGATTTGTTCTGGTCTAGGCATGATCCCACCACTTTGAATCGTCAG GGAAATGACGTGGGAACCCAATACAGATCTGGGATATACTTCTACACTCCTGAGCAGGAGAAACTAGCCCGCGAGTCACTGGAACGTCACCAGCAACAAATGGAGAGGAAGATCATGACTGAGATCTTACCGGCTAAGAAATTCTACAGAGCTGAAGATCAACAGCAGCAGTACCTGTCAAAAGGTGGCCGGTTCGGCCTCGGGCAATCTTCTGCCAAAGGCTGCAACGACCCAATCCGCTGCTACGGGTAA
- the LOC104708350 gene encoding peptide methionine sulfoxide reductase A2-like yields MDSSLKVQETQLVDVVDTPEVAPSLKPQEPQLVDEPAIFSSPIAEEPDNDVPAPGNEFAEFAAGCFWGVELAFQRVPGVNVTEVGYTQGISHNPSYKDVCTNTTNHAEVVRVQYDPKECTYETLLDLFWSRHDPTTLNRQGNLLGAQYRSGIYFYTPEQEKQARESLEKQQTKLEDKIVTEILPAKKFYKAEEYHQQYLAKGGRCGNAQSPAKSCKDPIRCSG; encoded by the exons ATGgattcttctctcaaagttcaGGAGACTCAACTAGTTGATGTTGTAGATACACCTGAAGTTGCTCCTTCTCTCAAACCTCAGGAGCCTCAGTTAGTTGACGAACCTGCAATTTTTTCTTCTCCGATAGCTGAGGAACCCGACAACGATGTTCCGGCTCCCGGAAACGAGTTTGCTGAGTTCGCCGCAGGTTGTTTCTGGGGAGTTGAGCTTGCTTTCCAGAGGGTCCCTGGCGTGAACGTGACTGAGGTCGGTTACACTCAGGGGATCTCACACAACCCTTCTTACAAGGATGTCTGTACGAACACCACGAACCATGCAGAGGTTGTTAGAGTTCAGTATGATCCCAAGGAATGCACTTATGAGACGCTTCTTGATTTGTTCTGGTCTAGGCATGATCCCACCACCTTGAATCGTCAG GGAAATCTTCTGGGAGCACAATACCGATCAGGTATATACTTCTACACACCTGAGCAAGAGAAGCAAGCACGTGAGTCTCTAGAGAAACAGCAGACTAAACTGGAGGATAAGATTGTGACTGAGATCTTACCGGCTAAGAAATTTTACAAAGCTGAAGAGTACCATCAGCAGTACCTCGCCAAAGGCGGGAGGTGTGGCAACGCGCAATCCCCTGCGAAGAGCTGCAAGGACCCTATCCGCTGCTCCGGCTAA
- the LOC104708351 gene encoding peptide methionine sulfoxide reductase A2-like yields the protein MDSSLKAQEPQVVETPDEVALKEFYMKHHLAETPVIVPSPIAEEPDNDVPAPGNEFAEFAAGCFWGFELALQRIHGVTVTEVGYTQGISDNPSYEIVCTNATNHVEVVRVQYDPKECTYETLLDLFWSRHDPTTLNRQGELVGAQYRSGVYYYTPEQEKIARESLEKQQTKLENKIVTEILPAKKLYKAEEYHQQYLAKGGMHGNAQSPAKSCKDPIRCYG from the exons ATGGATTCTTCTCTAAAAGCTCAGGAGCCTCAAGTTGTTGAGACACCTGATGAAGTTGCTCTCAAAGAATTTTATATGAAGCATCATTTAGCAGAGACACCTGTGATTGTTCCTTCTCCGATAGCTGAAGAGCCCGACAACGATGTTCCGGCGCCGGGAAACGAGTTTGCTGAGTTCGCCGCAGGTTGTTTCTGGGGATTTGAGCTTGCTTTACAGAGGATCCATGGAGTTACCGTGACTGAGGTTGGTTATACTCAGGGAATCTCAGACAATCCTTCTTACGAGATTGTCTGTACGAACGCCACGAACCATGTAGAGGTTGTTAGGGTTCAGTATGATCCTAAGGAGTGCACGTATGAGACGCTTCTTGATTTGTTCTGGTCTAGACATGATCCAACTACCTTGAATCGTCAG GGAGAACTTGTGGGAGCACAATACCGATCAGGTGTATATTACTACACACCCGAGCAAGAGAAAATAGCACGCGAGTCTCTAGAGAAACAGCAGACAAAACTTGAGAATAAGATTGTGACTGAGATCTTACCAGCAAAGAAGTTGTACAAGGCTGAAGAATATCATCAGCAATACCTCGCGAAAGGTGGGATGCATGGTAACGCGCAATCCCCTGCAAAGAGCTGCAAGGACCCTATCCGATGCTACGGCTAA